The region GCATGTTGATTTTGATATCAAGAAAGACTAACCCTTGTGAACCCAATCGACCTAAAGTCTTATACATAATCCAATGCATTCAATAATTATCAGAAAAATTCTTTACATGCTACGGAGGCTGGAAGGTGTAAACAAGGTTGAAAACCTGAATTTTAATGACTGCATCCAGATATGTTTTTCACCGTCTGATATTCATCTGGGTGATGTCCTGTTCTGGCTGCCTACACTTGTTATGATCAGAAAACAGGGCGTTGACCAGAGTATTGATTGGGGTGAAAAATCTATCCTAATTTCCCAGGAAATGGATCATTATCTGAACGCACCTTATATATCTGGCGAAGACAAGACTCCAAACAGTATCGGTTTTGCCAACAGCCTCAGCCGCCAGACTCATAATGTGTGGTTTTCTCCTTTTGACCTGGATTTGAAAGACAGTATTGCACAGAGCATTTTTTTACTTTTTGCAAATCATATTGAGAGGCTGGGTAAACCAGTTGTCAGTTTTCAAGACTGTATCGAAAAGGTCAAACAGCCTGGTTTTTTCAACACAGCCCCCTCACCCGAACTTGAAGAAATGGCATACGGGGCCAGCGTTGTCTGTCTTGATGCCGTTGCAAGGCAAAATCTTGCCAGACCGAAGCGTGACAAAATCCTCCAGAGCATATCACATCAGCATGATCATAAATTTCTGTTTATCGGGACAACACCAATCGGGACACTTCCAGAAAACTGTATCAACGCTATTTGTCGGTTTAGCCTGCCGGAATTGATGTCGCTACCGAGGTATGGTGCAAAAAACTTCATTGGCTTTGATAATTTCTGGGCACATTATTTCTCCTTGCATAACATCTCCTGTGAGATCACTTTTCGAGGTGCTTACTCACAAAAATCACATCAATTTCATCTCCAGTATTGCATCGATGCATTCAAGGATAACGACGACAACCCACTTTGACACCATTGAGCTGGATACTCCTTGATCTCTTTTTTGCCTTTGAATGGACACCATGAAATTATCAAATTAATATTGAAATTTCATGCTAACCAGCAAATCAGTCATCCTGTATTGACTGACACAGAAAGACGCCTGAGGTTGATGTAAAAAAATGAGAATTTTGTTCATCAAATTTGGTGGCATTGGCGATGTTATCCAGGCAGCGGCAGCATTAAGTGCGTTCCGCATCGAAAACCCTGAGTTTCATGTGGAATGGGTGGTCGGCGAAGGAATTGCACCTCTGCTGTCCAAGATGGCAGTGGCTGACAAAATTCATGCGATTGATGACCAATCCCTGGTTACTGGCCCAACCTTGAAAAGAGCATGGATATTAGTCAAGGTAGCGTTCTTTCTTTCTAGTCAGGGGAAATTTAACCAGGTTATCGTCGGGTATAATAACTGGAAATATCGGCTACTCCCGGCATTTGTCCAACGCAATCAAACAAGGCACTTTTCCTCACAATCAAACAGACCGTCCCCGCTGCAGCATCGCAGCAGGGTCTATGAATATTTCCGATTGCTGACATCCGAGGAAGGCAAGGAACTGAATATCACCAAAGCCATGCAAACAATTGGGACAACCCTGTCTGAAGCACTGCAATCTCCCGCCTGTTTTTTGCCTGATAAGTATATTGTCATTGTTCCCGGGGGGGCAAAAAATCACATCAGTGATGATTTCCTGAGACGCTGGCCCATTGAGCATTACCGATCCCTGTCAGAAAAGCTTATTCGGGAAGGTGCCAATATTGTTATTGCTGGCGGGCCTGATGACACATGGGTATCCGACACCTTTACAGACCTGCCTATTTATGACCTTGTTGGAAAAATTGACCTTTTGGAACTGTTTTCTGTGATGAATGTGTCACAGATGGTCATAACACATGACACAGGCCCTCTTCATATGGCTGTGATGAGCAAGGCACCGTTGATTGCTGTTTTTGGCCCAACCCCCTGCCATGCAATCATCCCTGCGGGGCGCGAAAAGACAATCATTCATCATGCCCTTTATAGTGTTCCTTGCGCCCCATGTTACAGCGGAAAAAATTATGCCCCGTGCGACAGACCGCTCTGCATGGAAAATGTAAAACCTGAGCATGTTTTCAATTCTGCAAAACAGTTTATGAGAAAGAGCACATAAGTTTGTCTCAAAATCAT is a window of Alphaproteobacteria bacterium LSUCC0684 DNA encoding:
- a CDS encoding glycosyltransferase family 9 protein, which codes for MRILFIKFGGIGDVIQAAAALSAFRIENPEFHVEWVVGEGIAPLLSKMAVADKIHAIDDQSLVTGPTLKRAWILVKVAFFLSSQGKFNQVIVGYNNWKYRLLPAFVQRNQTRHFSSQSNRPSPLQHRSRVYEYFRLLTSEEGKELNITKAMQTIGTTLSEALQSPACFLPDKYIVIVPGGAKNHISDDFLRRWPIEHYRSLSEKLIREGANIVIAGGPDDTWVSDTFTDLPIYDLVGKIDLLELFSVMNVSQMVITHDTGPLHMAVMSKAPLIAVFGPTPCHAIIPAGREKTIIHHALYSVPCAPCYSGKNYAPCDRPLCMENVKPEHVFNSAKQFMRKST